A section of the Bombus fervidus isolate BK054 chromosome 9, iyBomFerv1, whole genome shotgun sequence genome encodes:
- the Gprk2 gene encoding G protein-coupled receptor kinase 2 isoform X1: MELENIVANTVYLKAREGGGDSNKGKSKKWRKILQFPHISQCIGLKDKLDIRYSYVVDQQPIGRLLFRQFCQDKKPSYHRYNLFLDAIEKYEIEMDENRTELAKDLFEQYLKREGSEVVDILNDSLIAQCEERLGTGGKELFVEIAQTVKNFLAGEPFSAFQTSFYFYRYLQWKWLEAQPVTYKTFRMYRVLGKGGFGEVCACQVRATGKMYACKKLEKKRIKKRKGEAMVLIEKNILQKINSKFVVSLAYAYETKDALCLVLTIMNGGDLKFHIYNMGGEPGFDINRARFYAAEVVCGLEHLHLQGIVYRDCKPENILLDDHGHVRISDLGLAVEITEGDMVTGRVGTVGYMAPEVIDNEKYTFSPDWFSFGCLLYEMIEGQAPFRARKEKVKREEVDRRVKEDQERYSTKFTEEAKSLCQQLLKKSPKNRLGCKCGRHGAKEVKLHSFFQCLNWKRVEVGMWEPPFVPDPHAVYAKDVLDIEQFSTVKGVNLDATDDTFYSKFNTGSVSIPWQNEMIETECFKELNVLGPNNTPTPDLLINHPPPNNENRGCFPFRRQKKQSARTRQIPLSECHLLELSQSQNSEMPAS; encoded by the exons ATGGAGTTGGAGAACATCGTGGCAAACACTGTGTACCTCAAAGCGAGAGAAG GCGGTGGTGACAGCAACAAGGGTAAGAGTAAAAAATGGCGAAAGATACTCCAGTTTCCACACATTTCCCAATGCATCGGCCTAAAAGATAAGCTGG ACATCAGGTACAGCTATGTGGTGGATCAACAACCGATCGGTAGGCTGTTGTTCAGGCAATTTTGCCAGGACAAGAAGCCATCTTACCATCGGTACAATCTTTTCCTGGACGCCATCGAGAAGTACGAGATCGAGATGGATGAGAATCGGACCGAGCTGGCCAAGGACCTGTTCGAGCAATACCTGAAGAGGGAGGGCTCAGAGGTCGTCGACATCCTAAACGATTCTTTGATCGCCCAGTGCGAGGAGAGGCTCGGCACTGGCGGCAAGGAGCTCTTTGTCGAAATCGCGCAGACCGTGAAAAACTTTCTAGCCGGCGAACCTTTTTCAGCTTTCCAAACCagcttttatttctatag GTATCTTCAATGGAAGTGGCTAGAGGCGCAGCCAGTCACGTACAAGACGTTCCGTATGTACAGGGTGCTAGGAAAGGGTGGATTTGGCGAAGTATGCGCTTGTCAGGTACGAGCAACCGGGAAAATGTACGCCTGCAAGAAACTGGAGaagaaacgaattaaaaagCGCAAGGGTGAAGCCATGGTGCTCATAGAGAAGAACATCTTGCAAAAAATCAACTCCAAATTCGTCGTATCCCTAGCCTATGCCTATGAAACCAAGGACGCGTTGTGTCTAGTCCTGACGATTATGAACGGAGgtgatttgaaatttcatatctACAACATGGGCGGAGAACCTGGCTTCGACATCAACCGTGCCAGGTTTTACGCAGCCGAAGTGGTCTGTGGCCTGGAACACTTGCATTTGCAAGGAATCGTCTACAGAGATTGTAAGCCAGAAAACATTTTGCTAGACGATCATGGTCACGTAAGGATATCCGATCTTGGTCTGGCTGTGGAGATCACAGAAGGCGACATGGTCACGGGAAGAGTTGGAACGGTCGGATACATGGCGCCAGAGGTGATCGACAATGAGAAATATACCTTTTCACCGGACTGGTTCAGTTTCGGATGTCTTTTATACGAGATGATCGAAGGTCAAGCTCCCTTTCGCGCCAGGAAGGAGAAGGTGAAGCGAGAAGAGGTGGATAGGAGGGTGAAAGAGGATCAAGAAAGATATTCCACGAAGTTTACCGAAGAAGCAAAGAGTCTGTGTCAGCAATTATTGAAGAAGAGCCCGAAGAACAGGTTAGGCTGCAAGTGCGGCAGACACGGTGCTAAGGAAGTAAAGTTGCATAGCTTCTTTCAGTGCTTGAACTGGAAAAGGGTCGAGGTCGGTATGTGGGAACCGCCGTTTGTGCCGGAT CCTCACGCGGTGTACGCTAAGGACGTGTTGGATATCGAACAGTTTTCCACGGTAAAAGGTGTGAATTTGGACGCGACCGACGACACCTTTTACAGTAAATTCAATACCGGCAGCGTGTCGATCCCGTGGCAGAACGAG ATGATAGAGACTGAGTGTTTTAAGGAACTGAACGTGCTAGGTCCTAACAACACACCTACTCCTGATCTGTTGATCAACCATCCGCCACCGAATAACGAGAACAGAGGCTGTTTCCCGTTCCGAAGACAG AAAAAGCAGAGTGCCCGCACAAGACAGATACCGTTGTCAGAGTGCCATCTGCTGGAACTGTCGCAGAGCCAAAACTCGGAGATGCCAGCCAGCTGA
- the Gprk2 gene encoding G protein-coupled receptor kinase 2 isoform X3, which produces MELENIVANTVYLKAREGGGDSNKGKSKKWRKILQFPHISQCIGLKDKLDIRYSYVVDQQPIGRLLFRQFCQDKKPSYHRYNLFLDAIEKYEIEMDENRTELAKDLFEQYLKREGSEVVDILNDSLIAQCEERLGTGGKELFVEIAQTVKNFLAGEPFSAFQTSFYFYRYLQWKWLEAQPVTYKTFRMYRVLGKGGFGEVCACQVRATGKMYACKKLEKKRIKKRKGEAMVLIEKNILQKINSKFVVSLAYAYETKDALCLVLTIMNGGDLKFHIYNMGGEPGFDINRARFYAAEVVCGLEHLHLQGIVYRDCKPENILLDDHGHVRISDLGLAVEITEGDMVTGRVGTVGYMAPEVIDNEKYTFSPDWFSFGCLLYEMIEGQAPFRARKEKVKREEVDRRVKEDQERYSTKFTEEAKSLCQQLLKKSPKNRLGCKCGRHGAKEVKLHSFFQCLNWKRVEVGMWEPPFVPDPHAVYAKDVLDIEQFSTVKGVNLDATDDTFYSKFNTGSVSIPWQNEALFIPDDRD; this is translated from the exons ATGGAGTTGGAGAACATCGTGGCAAACACTGTGTACCTCAAAGCGAGAGAAG GCGGTGGTGACAGCAACAAGGGTAAGAGTAAAAAATGGCGAAAGATACTCCAGTTTCCACACATTTCCCAATGCATCGGCCTAAAAGATAAGCTGG ACATCAGGTACAGCTATGTGGTGGATCAACAACCGATCGGTAGGCTGTTGTTCAGGCAATTTTGCCAGGACAAGAAGCCATCTTACCATCGGTACAATCTTTTCCTGGACGCCATCGAGAAGTACGAGATCGAGATGGATGAGAATCGGACCGAGCTGGCCAAGGACCTGTTCGAGCAATACCTGAAGAGGGAGGGCTCAGAGGTCGTCGACATCCTAAACGATTCTTTGATCGCCCAGTGCGAGGAGAGGCTCGGCACTGGCGGCAAGGAGCTCTTTGTCGAAATCGCGCAGACCGTGAAAAACTTTCTAGCCGGCGAACCTTTTTCAGCTTTCCAAACCagcttttatttctatag GTATCTTCAATGGAAGTGGCTAGAGGCGCAGCCAGTCACGTACAAGACGTTCCGTATGTACAGGGTGCTAGGAAAGGGTGGATTTGGCGAAGTATGCGCTTGTCAGGTACGAGCAACCGGGAAAATGTACGCCTGCAAGAAACTGGAGaagaaacgaattaaaaagCGCAAGGGTGAAGCCATGGTGCTCATAGAGAAGAACATCTTGCAAAAAATCAACTCCAAATTCGTCGTATCCCTAGCCTATGCCTATGAAACCAAGGACGCGTTGTGTCTAGTCCTGACGATTATGAACGGAGgtgatttgaaatttcatatctACAACATGGGCGGAGAACCTGGCTTCGACATCAACCGTGCCAGGTTTTACGCAGCCGAAGTGGTCTGTGGCCTGGAACACTTGCATTTGCAAGGAATCGTCTACAGAGATTGTAAGCCAGAAAACATTTTGCTAGACGATCATGGTCACGTAAGGATATCCGATCTTGGTCTGGCTGTGGAGATCACAGAAGGCGACATGGTCACGGGAAGAGTTGGAACGGTCGGATACATGGCGCCAGAGGTGATCGACAATGAGAAATATACCTTTTCACCGGACTGGTTCAGTTTCGGATGTCTTTTATACGAGATGATCGAAGGTCAAGCTCCCTTTCGCGCCAGGAAGGAGAAGGTGAAGCGAGAAGAGGTGGATAGGAGGGTGAAAGAGGATCAAGAAAGATATTCCACGAAGTTTACCGAAGAAGCAAAGAGTCTGTGTCAGCAATTATTGAAGAAGAGCCCGAAGAACAGGTTAGGCTGCAAGTGCGGCAGACACGGTGCTAAGGAAGTAAAGTTGCATAGCTTCTTTCAGTGCTTGAACTGGAAAAGGGTCGAGGTCGGTATGTGGGAACCGCCGTTTGTGCCGGAT CCTCACGCGGTGTACGCTAAGGACGTGTTGGATATCGAACAGTTTTCCACGGTAAAAGGTGTGAATTTGGACGCGACCGACGACACCTTTTACAGTAAATTCAATACCGGCAGCGTGTCGATCCCGTGGCAGAACGAG GCCCTCTTTATTCCAGATGATAGAGACTGA
- the Gprk2 gene encoding G protein-coupled receptor kinase 2 isoform X2: protein MELENIVANTVYLKAREGGGDSNKGKSKKWRKILQFPHISQCIGLKDKLDIRYSYVVDQQPIGRLLFRQFCQDKKPSYHRYNLFLDAIEKYEIEMDENRTELAKDLFEQYLKREGSEVVDILNDSLIAQCEERLGTGGKELFVEIAQTVKNFLAGEPFSAFQTSFYFYRYLQWKWLEAQPVTYKTFRMYRVLGKGGFGEVCACQVRATGKMYACKKLEKKRIKKRKGEAMVLIEKNILQKINSKFVVSLAYAYETKDALCLVLTIMNGGDLKFHIYNMGGEPGFDINRARFYAAEVVCGLEHLHLQGIVYRDCKPENILLDDHGHVRISDLGLAVEITEGDMVTGRVGTVGYMAPEVIDNEKYTFSPDWFSFGCLLYEMIEGQAPFRARKEKVKREEVDRRVKEDQERYSTKFTEEAKSLCQQLLKKSPKNRLGCKCGRHGAKEVKLHSFFQCLNWKRVEVGMWEPPFVPDPHAVYAKDVLDIEQFSTVKGVNLDATDDTFYSKFNTGSVSIPWQNEKKQSARTRQIPLSECHLLELSQSQNSEMPAS from the exons ATGGAGTTGGAGAACATCGTGGCAAACACTGTGTACCTCAAAGCGAGAGAAG GCGGTGGTGACAGCAACAAGGGTAAGAGTAAAAAATGGCGAAAGATACTCCAGTTTCCACACATTTCCCAATGCATCGGCCTAAAAGATAAGCTGG ACATCAGGTACAGCTATGTGGTGGATCAACAACCGATCGGTAGGCTGTTGTTCAGGCAATTTTGCCAGGACAAGAAGCCATCTTACCATCGGTACAATCTTTTCCTGGACGCCATCGAGAAGTACGAGATCGAGATGGATGAGAATCGGACCGAGCTGGCCAAGGACCTGTTCGAGCAATACCTGAAGAGGGAGGGCTCAGAGGTCGTCGACATCCTAAACGATTCTTTGATCGCCCAGTGCGAGGAGAGGCTCGGCACTGGCGGCAAGGAGCTCTTTGTCGAAATCGCGCAGACCGTGAAAAACTTTCTAGCCGGCGAACCTTTTTCAGCTTTCCAAACCagcttttatttctatag GTATCTTCAATGGAAGTGGCTAGAGGCGCAGCCAGTCACGTACAAGACGTTCCGTATGTACAGGGTGCTAGGAAAGGGTGGATTTGGCGAAGTATGCGCTTGTCAGGTACGAGCAACCGGGAAAATGTACGCCTGCAAGAAACTGGAGaagaaacgaattaaaaagCGCAAGGGTGAAGCCATGGTGCTCATAGAGAAGAACATCTTGCAAAAAATCAACTCCAAATTCGTCGTATCCCTAGCCTATGCCTATGAAACCAAGGACGCGTTGTGTCTAGTCCTGACGATTATGAACGGAGgtgatttgaaatttcatatctACAACATGGGCGGAGAACCTGGCTTCGACATCAACCGTGCCAGGTTTTACGCAGCCGAAGTGGTCTGTGGCCTGGAACACTTGCATTTGCAAGGAATCGTCTACAGAGATTGTAAGCCAGAAAACATTTTGCTAGACGATCATGGTCACGTAAGGATATCCGATCTTGGTCTGGCTGTGGAGATCACAGAAGGCGACATGGTCACGGGAAGAGTTGGAACGGTCGGATACATGGCGCCAGAGGTGATCGACAATGAGAAATATACCTTTTCACCGGACTGGTTCAGTTTCGGATGTCTTTTATACGAGATGATCGAAGGTCAAGCTCCCTTTCGCGCCAGGAAGGAGAAGGTGAAGCGAGAAGAGGTGGATAGGAGGGTGAAAGAGGATCAAGAAAGATATTCCACGAAGTTTACCGAAGAAGCAAAGAGTCTGTGTCAGCAATTATTGAAGAAGAGCCCGAAGAACAGGTTAGGCTGCAAGTGCGGCAGACACGGTGCTAAGGAAGTAAAGTTGCATAGCTTCTTTCAGTGCTTGAACTGGAAAAGGGTCGAGGTCGGTATGTGGGAACCGCCGTTTGTGCCGGAT CCTCACGCGGTGTACGCTAAGGACGTGTTGGATATCGAACAGTTTTCCACGGTAAAAGGTGTGAATTTGGACGCGACCGACGACACCTTTTACAGTAAATTCAATACCGGCAGCGTGTCGATCCCGTGGCAGAACGAG AAAAAGCAGAGTGCCCGCACAAGACAGATACCGTTGTCAGAGTGCCATCTGCTGGAACTGTCGCAGAGCCAAAACTCGGAGATGCCAGCCAGCTGA